One genomic window of Pieris rapae chromosome 15, ilPieRapa1.1, whole genome shotgun sequence includes the following:
- the LOC110999950 gene encoding nudix hydrolase 8 gives MTFNGVVDRYNGVTVTSKDEPCDQIDFKCKLVSSLTRWAEENKRCIWFRVNITDAEWIPILANEGFSFHHARIDFVMMFKWLPQDRPANLPPICHTNLGVGGLVVNNKNEILVVMEKHFEHPHWKLPGGYVERGEDIKDAAIREVKEETDVDTIFESMVTLRHTHNAMFGNSDIYVIILLKATSDIITKSELEIKACKWMNVDEFLNHPDVIDFNKFIVRQALDLKTRKIKFELLKRTLKLKTIVRDITCLTIEDV, from the exons ATGACATTTAATGGAGTAGTAGATAGGTACAATGGAGTTACAGTCACTTCAAAAGATGAGCCTTGTGATCAGATTGATTTTAAATGCAAACTTGTGA gttcCTTAACAAGATGGgcagaagaaaataaaagatgtATTTGGTTTAGAGTTAATATTACAGATGCAGAGTGGATTCCTATTTTAGCAAAT GAGGGTTTCAGCTTTCATCATGCTAGAATTGACTTTGTTATGATGTTCAAATGGCTGCCACAAGATAGACCAGCAAATTTACCTCCTATATGTCATACAAACTTGGGAGTGGGTGGTCTAGtagtaaataacaaaaatgaaatactgGTTGTAATGGAGAAACATTTTGAACATCCACATTGGAAACTACCTGGGGGATATGTTGAAAGAG gtGAAGACATAAAAGATGCTGCAATAAGAGAAGTAAAGGAGGAAACTGATGTTGATACCATTTTTGAATCTATGGTCACATTAAGACACACTCATAATGCTATGTTCGGGAACTCAGACATTTATGTTATCATTTTGTTAAAAGCTACCTCAGATATAATCACTAAATCAGAATTAGAAATCAAAGCTTGTAAGTGGATGAATGTTGATGAGTTTTTAAATCATCCTGatgttattgattttaacAAGTTTATTGTGAGACAAGCATTAGATTTAAAGACAAGAAAGATTAAATTTGAACTTCTTAAGAGaacattaaaactaaaaacaattgtGAGAGACATTACATGCCTTACAATTGAAGATGTTTAA